The sequence below is a genomic window from Cyanobacterium stanieri LEGE 03274.
TTTTGCCGTATATTTTCCCTTGGGCGTGTAATGTTCGTACGTGGGAGAATAGTTGTTCTTCGGTTATGTCCCATTGTTGTAGGATGACATCTAAATCCCGTTGAATATCCCTTGCCCCTGGAAAGTTGTGATAACGAATTCTTAATCGTGCCACTTCTGCCATGTGATAATCGGTTTTGCCTTCTACAAAAATTTTTTGGATAATTACTCTGTCAATGTGGGCTTGGGGATGTTGTTGATCTTGAATCATCAATTTTCCGTTA
It includes:
- a CDS encoding DUF3288 family protein, which encodes MIQDQQHPQAHIDRVIIQKIFVEGKTDYHMAEVARLRIRYHNFPGARDIQRDLDVILQQWDITEEQLFSHVRTLHAQGKIYGKKQTGNEQEDWS